Proteins from one Enoplosus armatus isolate fEnoArm2 chromosome 4, fEnoArm2.hap1, whole genome shotgun sequence genomic window:
- the LOC139283959 gene encoding disabled homolog 2-interacting protein-like: MEELVKHLSRCQHMGWMNVIELKSASIHWLSCGRKAEPDVWSKTFCILSDSQLVMLNNLEVHPLLLAERAETCTVWLLRYTFHVTSAPPRPTHKDIPERGVRRQSMPSSSAVDSPTARVTGFLSRRLKQSLRRTRSQPKLSRPSSVKADQSNIADTRCVMQRLRCGSQESLLSAGCVSSLELRMDQSVLIKPVHSSLLGQDYCFEVTTSTGTKCFSCRSAAERDKWMENLRRAVHPNKDNSRRLENVLTVWVVEAKDLPAKKRYFCELCLDDSLYARTSCKLKTDNIFWGERFDFSSLPSISAVTLHLYKDTDRKRKKDKSSYVGLVNIPVTAVTGRQLVEKWYAVSTPSTSRGKSSVPTVRIKARYQSIVILPMEQYKEFAEYISSNYLLLCNTLEASISLRAKEELAAALVHILHSTGKAKDFLTDLMMSEVDRCRDNDQLIFRENTLATKSIEEYLKLIGQKYLQDALGEFIKALYESDENCEVDPSRCATSGLAEHQANLRMCCELAFCKILDSYRVFPRELKEVFASWRQECGNRGRPDISERLISASLFLRFLCPAVMSPSLFDLMQEYPDERSARTLTLIAKVIQTLANFSKFGTKEEYMLFMNDFVERQWSSMQRFLQEISNPDGLNHTAGFDGYIDLGRELSSLHTLLTELDQVTPVCQQSCLSKLGPLPRILRDVSVALANPGGMVHPGGVSVSSPEPQRVVSPPPLSPPPLSPPLSPPLATCNPSIGLQGGVGLDGGLVDFTRLPSPTPENKDLFFVTKGSSLQPASGLQGSPALSSSYSEPNENEAGFEMTNGGRREGPDLTNESRSLSLVDLQDSSPSDGLDDSQWQRRTGLLPLSFQNPVYHMTTTSPRQQTDATPSDGSVGSQGNADDRNAMATKPAFLTQMSVGLGGGERGERMSAMSSSSSGEEYSRRALPLAETLTGSSAPPRQNSSGPQRRIDQPPPSSAPPGPPRGRTPPSMLGGGGGSAYPPRPASGSMMSSSPDWPSSGQSRLRQTSSSSKGDSPEKQRPAAKAPSPCALDRTAAWLLNMNSASSYGETEDDRHDDALIEKYQQEIALLQEKLRVAALRQDECEARLLVQDQQNQRMLQEYQARLEDTESRLRRLQDDKDLQMNSIISRLMAVEEELKKDHSDMQAVVDSKQKIIEAQEKRIASLDAANSRLMAALTQLKERYAVTSQRNGLSPSNTSSLQITENGEFRNSGNC; encoded by the exons ATGGAGGAGCTGGTGAAACACCTGTCCAGATGTCAACACATGGGCTGGATGAATGTGATTG AGTTGAAGAGCGCCTCCATCCATTGGCTGTCATGTGGTCGGAAGGCAGAGCCTGATGTCTGGAGCAAAACGTTCTGTATCCTGTCAGATTCTCAGTTAGTGATGCTGAACAAtctggag gTTCATCCTCTGCTTCTGGCAGAGAGGGCGGAGACTTGCACTGTCTGGTTGCTAAGATATACTTTCCATGTGACCTCAGCACCTCCTCGCCCCACCCACAAAG ATATTCCAGAGAGAGGGGTCCGCCGACAGAGCATGCCCAGTAGCTCCGCCGTGGACTCACCCACAGCCAGAGTGACg gGGTTTCTCTCCCGGAGGTTGAAACAGTCTCTTCGTCGTACTCGATCTCAGCCTAAACTGTCTCGTCCGAGCAGCGTAAAGGCCGACCAGAGCAACATCGCTGACACCAG GTGTGTGATGCAGCGGCTGCGTTGTGGTAGCCAGGAGTCGTTGCTTAGCGCTGGCTGCGTGTCGTCCCTGGAGCTCAGGATGGACCAATCAGTGCTCATCAAACCAGTTCACTCCTCCCTACTGGGACAGGACTACTGCTTCGAG GTAACAACCTCGACAGGAACAAAGTGTTTCTCGTGTCGTTCAGCAGCAGAACGAGACAAATGGATGGAGAACCTAAGAAGAGCTGTCCACCCCAACAAGGACAACAGCAGGAGGCTGGAGAACGTGCTGACGGTGTGGGTGGTGGAGGCCAAAGACCTGCCTGCAAAGAAAAG GTACTTCTGTGAGCTGTGCCTGGATGACAGTCTTTACGCTCGGACATCGTGTAAATTGAAGACTGACAACATATTTTGGGGAGAACGTTTCGACTTCAGCAGTCTTCCGTCCATCAGTGCCGTCACTCTTCATCtctacaaagacacagacaggaagaggaagaaggacaaGAGCAGCTATGTCGGGTTGGTCAACATCCCTGTCACCGCGGTGACCGGCAGACAGCTAGTGGAGAAGTGGTACGCAGTGAGCACGCCCAGTACCAGCAGGG gtAAGTCGTCTGTGCCAACAGTGCGAATCAAAGCTCGTTATCAGAGTATCGTCATCCTGCCAATGGAGCAGTATAAAGAGTTTGCAGAGTACATTAGCTCCAACTACCTGCTGCTCTGTAACACTCTGGAAGCCTCCATCAGCCTGAGAGCTAAAGAAGAGCTTGCTGCTGCGCTCGTACACATCCTGCACAGCACCGGCAAGGCAAAG GACTTCCTGACGGACCTGATGATGTCAGAGGTGGACCGTTGCCGTGACAACGACCAGCTGATCTTCAGAGAGAACACACTGGCGACAAAGAGCATTGAGGAATACCTGAAGCTGATTGGACAGAAGTACCTGCAGGACGCCCTTG GTGAGTTTATTAAAGCTCTGTACGAGTCAGATGAGAACTGTGAGGTCGACCCGTCTCGCTGTGCAACCTCAGGCCTCGCAGAACATCAGGCCAACCTGAGGATGTGCTGCGAACTCGCTTTCTGCAAGATCCTCGACTCATACAG GGTCTTCCCCCGGGAGTTGAAGGAGGTGTTTGCATCTTGGCGACAGGAGTGCGGTAACCGGGGGCGACCAGACATCAGCGAGCGTCTCATCAGTGCCTCGCTGTTCCTGCGCTTCCTGTGTCCGGCTGTGATGTCACCGTCCCTGTTTGACCTGATGCAGGAGTACCCTGACGAACGCTCTGCAAGAACTTTAACCCTCATCGCCAAAGTCATCCAGACCCTTGCCAACTTTAGCAA GTTCGGCACTAAAGAAGAGTACATGCTGTTTATGAATGACTTCGTGGAGCGGCAGTGGAGCAGCATGCAGCGTTTCCTGCAGGAGATCTCAAACCCTGACGGACTAAACCACACTGCCGGCTTCGACGGATACATTGACCTTGGCCGAGAGCTGTCCAGCCTGCACACCCTGCTGACCGAGCTCGACCAGGTGAC gcctgtgTGTCAGCAGTCATGTCTGTCAAAGCTTGGTCCTCTTCCTCGGATCCTCAGAGACGTGTCAGTAGCTCTGGCTAACCCAGGGGGCATGGTTCATCCGGGGGGCGTGTCCGTTTCCTCTCCGGAGCCTCAGCGTGTGGTGTCTCCGCCCCCTCTGTCCCCGCCCCCTCTgtccccacccctctctcctcctctggcgACTTGTAATCCCTCCATCGGCCTGCAGGGCGGCGTTGGACTCGACGGAGG tttggtAGATTTCACCAGACTTCCCTCTCCGACTCCAGAGAACAAAGATTTGTTCTTCGTCACCAAAGGATCCAGTCTGCAGCCCGCATCAG gCCTGCAGGGCTCTCCGGCTCTGAGCTCATCCTACTCGGAACCTAATGAGAACGAGGCAGGGTTTGAAATGACCAATGGGGGCCGGAGGGAGGGGCCAGATCTGACCAATGAGAGCCGCAGTCTGTCTCTGGTCGACCTGCAGGACTCTTCCCCTAGCGATGGCCTTGACGACAGCCAATGGCAGCGAAGGACGGggctcctccccctctccttccagAACCCTGTGTATCACATGACCACCACGTCGCCACGGCAGCAGACAGACGCTACGCCCTCAGACGGCTCGGTGGGGTCACAAGGAAACGCAGATGACAGGAACGCCATGGCAACCAAACCAGCATTTCTTACCCAGATGTCTGTGGGGttgggagggggagagaggggggagaggatgTCGGCCATgtcgagcagcagcagcggagaGGAATACTCCAGACGAGCTCTGCCTCTCGCTGAGACTCTCACAG GTAGCTCTGCCCCCCCTCGACAGAACTCCTCGGGTCCTCAGAGACGTATCGATCAGCCCCCCCCCTCATCTGCTCCACCGGGACCTCCTCGAGGTCGGACACCTCCCAGCATGCTCGGCGGTGGCGGAGGCTCCGCCTACCCTCCTCGCCCTGCCTCCGGCAGCATGATGTCATCAAGTCCCGATTGGCCGAGCAGCGGCCAGTCACGGCTCAGACAGACGTCATCGTCTTCTAAAGGAGACAGCCCCGAGAAACAGAGACCTGCTGCCAAG gcTCCCTCTCCCTGTGCATTGGATCGGACAGCAGCCTGGCTGCTCAACATGAACTCTGCCTCCTCCTACGGTGAGACAGAGGACGATCGTCATGACGACGCCCTCATAGAGAAG taccAGCAGGAGATTGCATTGCTGCAGGAGAAGTTACGAGTTGCAGCGTTGCGGCAGGACGAGTGTGAAGCTCGACTGCTGGTCCAGGATCAGCAGAACCAGCGCATGCTGCAGGAGTACCAG gctcgGCTGGAGGACACAGAGAGTAGACTGAGGAGGCTGCAGGACGATAAAGACCTTCAGATGAACAGCATCATCAGCAG GTTGATGGCAGTAGAAGAAGAGCTGAAGAAGGATCACTCTGACATGCAGGCTGTGGTGGACTCCAAACAGAAGATCATAGAGGCAcag GAGAAGAGGATTGCGAGTCTCGATGCAGCTAACAGTCGTCTGATGGCGGCTCTGACTCAGCTGAAGGAACGGTacgctgtgacatcacagaggAACGGACTGTCTCCTAGCAACACGTCTTCTCTGCAGATTACCGAGAACGGAGAGTTCCGTAACTCTGGCAACTGCTAA